From the genome of Vitis riparia cultivar Riparia Gloire de Montpellier isolate 1030 chromosome 2, EGFV_Vit.rip_1.0, whole genome shotgun sequence, one region includes:
- the LOC117930474 gene encoding uncharacterized protein LOC117930474: protein MDAILQIFKRSICPRTPFFESLAKKPPTTMDELFQRANKYSMLEDDIRAAAQQVLVTGQAVKNEATRSFKTPNHPGSSNRRWPVPIRSNPSERDRNKRCDYHKDHGHTTEACISLRYMVEDLLKAGHLKQYIRIVPKGEESPHSRGLRAPTAPVRAMINYIYGGPLDDEYSSKRKRQRLLRATTVREHVSSIRPGLANGSIHPIDGTIVFPALDPSRVLQPH from the exons ATGGACGCAATCCTCCAAATTTTTAAGCGGAGCATATGCCCAAGGACCCCCTTCTTCGAGTCCCTCGCCAAAAAACCTCCCACAACCATGGACGAATTATTCCAGCGTGCGAATAAATACTCCATGCTAGAGGATGACATCCGTGCCGCTGCACAGCAGGTCCTGGTAACTGGCCAAGCCGTTAAAAACGAAGCCACCAGAAGCTTCAAAACACCCAACCATCCTGGGTCATCCAACAGGAG ATGGCCAGTGCCAATAAGATCCAACCCCTCAGAAAGGGACCGCAACAAAAGATGTGATTACCATAAAGATCATGGGCACACGACTGAAGCGTGCATAAGCCTCCGTTACATGGTGGAGGATCTCCTAAAGGCAGGACACTTGAAGCAGTACATCCGAATAGTGCCTAAAGGTGAAGAATCTCCCCATAGTCGAGGTCTACGCGCCCCAACAGCTCCTGTTAGGGCAATGATCAACTACATATACGGAGGACCCTTGGATGACGAGTACAGttccaaaaggaaaagacaGAGATTGCTGCGAGCAACTACGGTTCGGGAACATGTGAGCTCCATCCGGCCAGGATTAGCCAATGGAAGCATCCATCCCATAGATGGAACCATTGTCTTCCCCGCTCTAGATCCATCCCGAGTGCTGCAGCCGCACTGA